The region AAAAAGCGTACCGACCAATGCCCAAACCATACCAATTGTTACACCTatcaataaaaaagacatgTGAATAATAAGTGTCTTTTCTTGATGTTAACGTCAAAATTGTACAGAATTCGAAAAACAACAgaccaaaaaaatcattttaatagCTTGAATCACtgccaatttttttccaattattactTACTAAAACTGTACTTTTATATCTTTTACCAGATTCACTTTAGAGATAAGAAAAATAGTGTTATGGGGTTCCctcctttatatttttaaaaaagatgcTTTAAATCTTAACTCAATCACAAATTTTATGCTTAAAAGTTAGACATTTTTATGGCGGGAAATTTGCGAAGGGGATACATAATTGGTGCTGTAGCTCCGCTTACTTCTGATTGCATCAATAATTATGACATATAATAGACAATATAAATACAATGTGACAATAAATTATGACATTATATATTTACTACGGCAAAATGAAAAAAGCGTACCGACCAATGCCCAAACCATACCAATTGTTACACCTatcaataaaaaagacatgTGAATAATAAGTGTCTTTTCTTGATGTTAACGTCAGAATTGTACAGGATTCGACAAGTAATAGGCCAAGAAGATCATTTGTATAGCTTGAATTTATTAGTTGGCCCAGatataatacaaatatttttttattcaagttctataattaatattatcaaTTTGCTGGATAGTTCCAGTTAATAGGCTAGATGCTAGGATGACTGATGACACCAGCAAACTCTTTTTAAACTTGGTTCCCACTGAtgcgatttatttttttacgcaAACGGCTTACGTATGGCGGAAGCAGGAAAACGGCAAAAATGTTAACACAGGAACGGTTCACTGCAGCcgttgaagcaaaaaaaatattacgagaTATTTACACAGAGAAGCATAATATTTTTATCTCATACAAAAATTATgacatatttaaattaaaagttcaaatagggataaatccttttattagacatgataaatttcacaaaaaaaacttacatatttcggtcacatatgCAGTGAGTGCTCagcatttaccccccccccccacctccccgCGGAAAATGCCAGCTATacttaattcaaaatataattcttaTCTTGCATGTTCATTTTCAGGGAAAAACTCCACCAGGCGCTAAGGATAAAAATTTCGAACTAAAGGATAGGACCCTCatgtattttgtcaaatattacAGAAAAATCTTTGACAAACATTATTAGTTTCTCAGTTACTTGCAATTTATGGTTCTAAAAAGCTTTCAATCCAGAATAGTGGATGCGATTTTCAAGGGCTCAGTAGAAATATTTCAATGCAACCATTGAATCGTTGTGACATATAAACTTGGAGcgaaaaatggataaaaatttgTTGGTTCGCGCAAAAACACCTGTTTTTGCGTAAAATTGATCTAATACTTTTGACACTAATTTGAACCTAATTGATAGTTCTACTAATTGATATTAGAACCTAATTGATTGATAATTctaattttgaaactaattgtACTAATACTTTTCCATATAGATACCTTTAGTTCAAGATTTTCTTTAACTAATTCATGCTGCTTTGCTTCTAAAAGGTTCAACTTGGACTGATAATTGGATACTTCTTGTCTCATCACGCTAGCTGTATACCTTCCAAAACGTTGCCACTCCCTTGCCAACTTTCTTCCTTTTTGCCGGTCATCATCCAGGAAACAGCATAAATCTCGCAACTCCTGTAAAATTATATATGGTAACTTCATATATGATGACTTTATATAGTAATTATACGGTATAGTaactatagtatatatatatagtatatatataactatatatatataatatatatatatatatatatatatatatatatatatatatatatatatatatatatatatatataatatggtaacttttttatatgttaACGTAATTATGTATGGTAATTTACCCAAGTTCTGTTTTTCTAAGGAGTCTTTCCAGTTCTCAAGTCGcgatttttattcaaaacatttGTCATTTCATCAAAAAAACATTCATTACGTATCAAATCTAGCAAGTAATATCTATTAGGAGCGATCAGAACTTAATACTGGAGCAAGAGATTCTCTACTTAGCTTTAGGAAActtcatttcttaaaaaatgtaattaatcaAGAATGAAGGGAATAAATTAGAATGAGCATTTCTAAATAAATAGGCTTTTAGGACTGGCGTGCTAGCTTGTCACCAGCACTATCTTATTGGGGTTTCTTTCCGTATCGGGGCGCTGGTAGGTGACTCTGACTTATTAATGACATCTACTTTGAGTGAATTGGAATCTAGAAGCCAGTAATGCTTATATTCAAAATCTAATGAGCATGTATTTTACTATACCATATAGTTCATTAGTTTTAGTAGACCATAAATCGAACCATCTTTATTGAATATCAAAACCATACTTTTATCTGCCTGTAGCTGGAACCTCAAAATAGATAGCTTAATACTAACAAAGTTCACAAATCCACAACTCAGCTAAAATGTTGAACTTTAACAAAGTtttgactttaattttttaaatagcgaTGAAacaccacactgcctttccatattaaacataaacaacttagaaacaataaggaaatgttttttccaagacagtaaAATTCAATtcagtaatttatttatcagtcctggttgaacttcgttgaagaaAGGATGCTAAGGCTTGTgatgtgctgaagacggcccttggacatagggtgaAAATATCCGGTGAATTGAATTCCagtgtcttggaaaaaaaaattccctttgcttcaaagttgtttttgtttacatctttttaaaatagtgtcataactaagaaagaaaatttaGCCTACAATTCTTCTCTATTATTTTCTGAGTCAATTACTAGGAATACAGTGTTAAAAAGCTAGACATATGGAAGacgatggggggggggggactattcgaattgagaatttttttttattttgacccATGAGTGGCACTTCTTTGAAATAGGCATTCAGATGCTTTGGGTTTAATTAGCATACAGAAAACTGGTTAAGGCATCCCCCTGTTATTACAGAGTAATAAGCCCCCATTTCTACAAAACACGCGGTCTGAACTGGAATGAAGAACATTTTGGTCAACATTTTCAGAATTTCCGTGACAGATCCGTGACAGATCCTTTGAATCAATCTTGGGGTATGAATATAAGGGTATATGTGAATGGATACCAGAATGGGTGGAAAGTTTCCTGAGTCAatgaaaaaatcataaatattaaCAGATTTAAACATCtggaaatttaataaaaatattttctttttttacattaaacaCCAGCCTAAAATTTTTAACATGTAAAACTATTTACTATGACATCAGCGCTTAAAACACGTAAAATTCTCTTACTAAGGCCAGAGGCTTAGAAACGGCACAAGTCAACATGGGCAAATCATTTGGGAACTACAAGAAATCATAGAGCAAACCACAAAGAACTCAACATTTCGGGTAAGGGCAGGCCATAAAGACCCCCTTCATATGTTTTGATGTTAACTCCTCCCACAAAAACGGTATAGCAGTGTATTTTGGTCTCTTTTCCCTTCTTAAAAGGAAAacaggaaattgaaatttccacTGACCCCTCTCCCTTCTTTACAATCTCTAATTCAACACTaccacccctgaggaaaaatcaaaaggaaagaaataaacaagaacttttaaacAATGTACAGTACATTAAAAAAGACctactttcaaaacaaaaataacatatttcaCATTGCTTTCAGGAGAATGTAAGTTAAATTTAAGTGTAAGGAGCAGAgggttttgtaaaaaaaactagccaggaggggagggggtgctTGGGAGGGAAAATAGCCCCCCTCCTCAAAGAAACTTcgaaattttctttcatttaatgtcttttttattgtttgacttttttgaagatatgcccccccccaatgaaatGGTGTGCCTTTAAAAGACATTGGGTAGGCCTATGTCCCTGCTCTTAATACTTTGATCTTATACGCGTTTTCAGGTTTAACATCCCTGTGTAGACACGATTAAACGTTTTAGATTCAGTGTTAAGGTTCATGAGAAAAAATTTACTGTTTCTATCTATTTTCAACTTGTattacattttaatgtattGATTTTGGATTGATTTGGGTAAGCTTCCACCCCTCTGCCTTGTCATTTTGGGAGTTGaaccaaaataccaaaatattttctttattcagattcagcccccccccccctcaaagctAAGGGGGTATTTAATTTGCAATGGGAGGGAGATTATTTTGACCTGCTATTCTAAACTTCAATTTCCGCGTTATAAGTAATGTTCTTTGATGAATTAAAGGGTCTATTATATTGTTATTTCTAAACTAAAGTACCAACAATAAGCAAAACATTACCTTTCTTATGtccatttataaataaaagaagtaaaagaaGTTAAGACATAGGTTTCAGTAAACTAGAGAAATCCTCAGTAAAGTAGAAGCTAAATTTAAGCATAACAAGcagagaaaacaaagaaagtgtttttacaagaaaataaaatatgcacAGCTTACAATAATAAACACTAGTAATGACAGAGATGCTAGAATCACTTCATAATTCAGCAGAGACTTACGCAAGATCCTACTAACAAGGGGGCACTCAGGAGGGATCATTCCCCTTTCCCgaaatcacaattttttttttaaagattgtcCTAAAATTTCTTTAGTAATATTCTGTATGAATTACCTGTTTTGGAACATTTTCGAATTTATGCCTTTACCAAGCACTAAGTGTGCCTCTGCAATTAATATTTAGAATGTATACGTATTATCAGCTTCGACATCAATGTACTGACAGTTTTAGTATGTTTTAAGCTTTTGATAAAGTCTTTagtgtcataaaaaaaatatttgtttctatttaatttcaaacactttatttttttgtaatgcaTTGATTTTAGGATTGACTCAGACAATTTTTCATCCTCCCCCCTCTCTTTTTGCAGCATGTCCCATTGAGAAAATGTTAACCAAAAAATGCACTTTACTCAGGTTTAACCGTCCCCTCATAGAAATGGGCCCACTTTTAAATTACAATGGTAGGGGGGCTAATTGACATGTTCTGCTAAATCTTGATCTCAGCATTATGAGTCTGTAAGTTAGCCATTTCTAAACTAAATTACCAACAATAAGCAAACAATTGCCTGCATTGTGTCCATTCATAAATAAAGCAAGGAAAAGGACTTAAAATACGCTTTTCAAGTAAATTTGTGAAATACCACTAATGGTTATAATTAAGGATTGGTTGTTGGTTAAGCTTGCTAATTAATGATTGGTTGGTTAGCCTTATGATTATCATTAAGGGTGGACTCAAAATACTCAGTTGAGGCCCATACCACAAAGGCCTCCTGTTTTATTGCTTCAAATATACAGATGATACGAAAAATCTGAGCGGGTAATGAATTCAAATTggttggacaaacatttcaaaCATTGTAACAGTCCGTCAAGTCCATATGTTCAAAGCTATGTTTTACAAAGGCTCTTCCCCCTCCAGTTCAGACCCATACCTTTAAACTGTAGATTGTTGTGTCTGTGAGCATTATGATAAGAAAAggcaaaatattaatttaatactAACTAAATCATTTGAAGTATTTgatattttgcatatttgaaaaatttattataaacaaaagattaaccttaaaaaattatagaacTTGAGAGATTTCAAAGTAATTGCCTGATTACAATCATAAATTTAGACTAACCTGATTATCCTCACGGAGCCTCTGGTTCTGTCCTCTTACTATTCTAATTTCATTTGCATAAGAAGCTAATCTATTCTGCATTTCAACAACCCTCCTAGCAAGCGCCTGAGTTCCGAGAGGTAACAACTCATCTTCACTAGCTCTCCACCCTGAAATATCTGGGTCCTCATCACTACTTGGATGCATCACTGTTGCTGTTCTTATATCAGGTAAACTCCTTGAGGCCATGGGAGGTATAGGTACCCAGGGATTACCATTTTTCACAAGCCCTCTTCTACTTTTCATTCCAGTATCTACCACCTTTGGGATAAATGGGGGAGGCTCATCCTGGGAAGATGAATCACTTCTTTGATCATATTTCTGTACTTCAGGTGCTTCGTTTCTAGTGTAGTTGACATCTACTGGTGTACTTCTGAGTTTACTATCTGATTGAACGCTTCTTTGAAGACCTCTGGCATTATTTGGGATCGAATGGTACGGTCCCCTGAGTTGATTTGAAGGTGGAGGTCCTAAAGGGGGTCCTGGAATTCTCTTAATTGTAGGCTGGGAAGACTGAATGTAGTTGTCTGCCCGGAGAGGAAAGTATCCAGATGGATTGGACTGCATGATTCCATTCCTACTAGGATGCATTGTCTTAGTTTATTGACCTAAAAGAAAAGTACATATAAGGAACCAAACAAGCAGATTATCATTGCAATGTTTTTCATTAGTATCCAAATTCTGAACTATAAACTGAATTAACATTTCTTACCCACCAGCAAGAGAACTCAAAAGACGCATATAAGAAAGAGGAAGAGATACACAACCTAATTTAACATGTCAGATCAAAGACTGAAACTACCTAAAATAAATCTACATTAAAACATCCTTGGCAAAATATCAGagaaaccaaacaaaaaaaccagctaccaaaccaaataaaaaaaaaatgtctatagCCAATGATAAGGTTGAAACAACTCTCAATACAAATCAAGCAAATAATCTTTCAGTTCTTTCAACAAAGGAAGGATAGAGAAATATACAATCGGCTTTTGTTCTCtgcaaaacaaaggaaaaaaaacaatttctctattcttcttcttaaaaaacaGCATCTGCAATCTCTTTAAGAGGTCCCTTTTGACTgtgaacaaataatttttttaaccactagttattttgataaaacaatgTTGTAACCACAATAGCCGGGTGATTCGCGCACTAGACTAGAAGCCCTTTGTCTCTGAGGAAAAGGGTTTAAGTAATGGTGTTGCTGGTTATGTGGTTTAGAATGAGGGTCAGTGACGTAACCCTGCAACCTCAGCCAAAGTAGACatagctctaaatgggtacctgtaGAAATCAAGGGAAGGTAAACACGATGGGTACACAAAAGCAGAGGATAGATGACTCCCTGCCCtcaattgcacttcctggctgaaggccATGAATTAGAGTTCAGTACTGCCggtaaaaattgtaaattccAATTCCatattctttaccctttttttaccATGGGGAGGATCATTATCATGAGCATTGTCATCGATTGGTTATTATCAAGAGAAttataaaactgaaacaaaaaacaattacatAAACCAAACATAGATGGTTCAAATTTGATCAGAGGTTGAGTAGGATTAGAACCAGAAGGAGATGGGTAATTATTGATACAGtgaacaaaacaagagctaagagctcatatggcacttgtgacgaggccggaagagccgagagccaagagctcatatggtatgagctctagcaaaattctaagaatcaatagatttatttaaaaggaaaattagaggcttaatgccggtcgggatttaaaatatgagctctgagtcacgaggtccttccaaatgtcaaaa is a window of Artemia franciscana chromosome 7, ASM3288406v1, whole genome shotgun sequence DNA encoding:
- the LOC136028723 gene encoding coiled-coil domain-containing protein 85C-like isoform X1 produces the protein MHPSRNGIMQSNPSGYFPLRADNYIQSSQPTIKRIPGPPLGPPPSNQLRGPYHSIPNNARGLQRSVQSDSKLRSTPVDVNYTRNEAPEVQKYDQRSDSSSQDEPPPFIPKVVDTGMKSRRGLVKNGNPWVPIPPMASRSLPDIRTATVMHPSSDEDPDISGWRASEDELLPLGTQALARRVVEMQNRLASYANEIRIVRGQNQRLREDNQELRDLCCFLDDDRQKGRKLAREWQRFGRYTASVMRQEVSNYQSKLNLLEAKQHELVKENLELKELCLFLDEERQTVSKDTSTCPNCGILCKQMNQEFTLHIPTARRDDGDGSSASTNTDDPPQKVDDVERPSSREALLDEHIKGLPRSALYEQLLQYTKQLERRVSELEQEKLRSFQRGRASNNGPSSIQSNSQLPIRGPRPSQPPPYGMMHLKRAVELGIRDDVSPVGVSNSEDAPMNRPEAVSRALKLLSVKEQIGEGCRSKVITPCPDSKSDDWDKEEPDSLGDEEKALVNAMCNLVWRKLEDNSHV
- the LOC136028723 gene encoding coiled-coil domain-containing protein 85C-like isoform X2 — translated: MHPSRNGIMQSNPSGYFPLRADNYIQSSQPTIKRIPGPPLGPPPSNQLRGPYHSIPNNARGLQRSVQSDSKLRSTPVDVNYTRNEAPEVQKYDQRSDSSSQDEPPPFIPKVVDTGMKSRRGLVKNGNPWVPIPPMASRSLPDIRTATVMHPSSDEDPDISGWRASEDELLPLGTQALARRVVEMQNRLASYANEIRIVRGQNQRLREDNQELRDLCCFLDDDRQKGRKLAREWQRFGRYTASVMRQEVSNYQSKLNLLEAKQHELVKENLELKELCLFLDEERQTVSKDTSTCPNCGILCKQMNQEFTLHIPTARRDDGDGSSASTNTDDPPQKVDDVERPSSREALLDEHIKGLPRSALYEQLLQYTKQLERRVSELEQEKLRSFQRGRASNNGPSSIQSNSQLPIRGPRPSQPPPYGMMHLKRAVELGIRDDVSPVGVSNSEDAPMNRPEAVARDLKLLSVKEQIKILL